The following are from one region of the Methylophilus sp. DW102 genome:
- the tmpT gene encoding thiopurine S-methyltransferase: MDHAFWHSRWQTQQIGFHLDQANPLLVSHFHHLALTAGQCIFVPLCGKSLDIPWLLDQGLQVVGIELSPLAVKALFQELALTPEVEEMGAITCYRAGPLTVFNGDFFALSQTQLKQAQVGQIDAAYDRAALVALPADMRPRYSQHLAALTAHAKQLLVSFDYDQSLQAGPPFSVDAQAVQQLYGKDFRLSLLADVPLAGGLKGKCPAQEQVWLLQAKERV; this comes from the coding sequence ATGGATCACGCATTCTGGCACAGTCGCTGGCAAACCCAGCAAATTGGCTTTCATCTCGACCAAGCCAACCCGCTGCTGGTCAGCCACTTTCATCATTTGGCATTAACGGCCGGGCAGTGTATTTTTGTGCCCTTGTGCGGAAAATCGCTGGATATCCCCTGGCTGTTAGACCAAGGGCTACAAGTGGTGGGCATAGAACTGAGCCCACTCGCGGTGAAAGCGTTGTTCCAAGAGCTGGCGCTGACACCGGAAGTAGAAGAGATGGGGGCGATCACCTGTTACCGTGCCGGGCCACTGACTGTGTTTAATGGCGACTTTTTTGCCCTCAGCCAGACACAACTGAAGCAGGCGCAAGTAGGTCAGATAGATGCGGCCTATGACCGCGCCGCACTGGTGGCCCTGCCCGCTGACATGCGCCCACGCTACAGCCAGCATTTGGCCGCCTTGACCGCACACGCCAAACAATTACTGGTGAGTTTTGACTACGACCAGTCGCTGCAAGCCGGACCACCGTTTAGTGTCGATGCCCAAGCAGTGCAACAACTGTACGGCAAGGACTTTAGATTAAGCCTGTTGGCCGATGTACCGCTGGCGGGTGGCCTTAAGGGCAAATGCCCGGCACAAGAGCAAGTGTGGTTATTACAGGCAAAAGAACGAGTTTAG
- a CDS encoding HAD family phosphatase, with protein sequence MIKAAIFDMDGLLIDSERIIMQGCIEAAASIGITYTEQQYVQLVGRIWSDSSRIMAEQLNGEHHMQQVIAGLNTYLDARNHVFPLKTGVLELLQFYREAGVTCSVASSSPIPHITHRLSHTGVLDYFDHVTSGQEVQRGKPNPDIYLLALEKLGLQADECIAFEDSELGAQAAIAAGLRVIVVPDLKQPGDLVRAQAFHVVESLLHWHQHHDALMGCVPSADMAE encoded by the coding sequence GTGATTAAAGCCGCAATTTTTGACATGGACGGTCTGCTGATCGATTCTGAACGTATCATCATGCAAGGTTGTATTGAAGCCGCCGCCAGCATAGGCATTACCTATACCGAGCAGCAATATGTGCAACTGGTTGGGCGGATCTGGTCAGACTCCAGCCGGATCATGGCAGAGCAACTCAACGGCGAACATCATATGCAGCAGGTGATTGCTGGCCTGAACACCTATCTTGATGCACGCAACCATGTGTTCCCGCTCAAAACGGGTGTGCTTGAGCTATTACAGTTTTACCGAGAGGCAGGCGTCACCTGCAGTGTCGCTTCTTCTTCACCCATCCCGCATATTACCCACCGTCTGAGCCATACGGGCGTGCTGGATTACTTTGACCACGTCACTAGTGGCCAGGAGGTGCAACGTGGTAAGCCCAACCCGGACATCTACCTGCTGGCCCTGGAAAAACTGGGCTTGCAAGCGGACGAATGCATTGCGTTTGAAGACAGTGAACTGGGCGCACAAGCCGCGATTGCTGCAGGCTTGCGCGTGATTGTGGTGCCGGATTTAAAACAACCGGGCGACCTGGTGCGGGCACAGGCGTTTCATGTGGTGGAAAGCTTGCTGCACTGGCATCAGCATCATGATGCGCTCATGGGCTGCGTGCCAAGCGCCGACATGGCTGAGTGA
- a CDS encoding transglutaminase family protein, protein MRYQVEHQTIYRYDVPVIQSQQLLHLMPRQTAFQQCVSYTLACEPQPAEQSRRLDFFGNHNDYFTLLTPHQSLEVTSRFQVDIQPRPKMAELVQSPPWEQVQTLLKDQDTHHLDAAPYVYATRRVTCSEALASFALSCFTPQRPLLEAAMALTQKIYTEFEFDPQATDVSTPLDTVLKGRRGVCQDFAHLMIGALRSIGLACRYVSGYILTHPPAGQPRLVGADASHAWVSVYCPVYGWVDFDPTNNCLVQQEHITVAWGRDFGDVSPMRGVVLGGGQQQLKVSVTVTPLAYAEQA, encoded by the coding sequence ATGCGCTATCAGGTCGAACACCAAACCATTTATCGCTACGATGTGCCTGTGATTCAATCACAGCAATTACTGCATTTAATGCCCCGGCAAACCGCATTTCAGCAATGCGTTTCTTATACGCTGGCCTGTGAGCCGCAGCCGGCGGAACAGTCGCGGCGGCTGGATTTCTTCGGCAATCACAATGACTACTTCACGCTACTGACACCGCACCAGTCACTCGAAGTCACCTCCAGATTCCAGGTCGATATCCAGCCACGGCCAAAGATGGCTGAGCTTGTGCAAAGCCCGCCCTGGGAGCAGGTGCAGACTTTGTTAAAAGATCAGGACACACACCACCTGGATGCTGCGCCCTATGTGTATGCCACCAGGCGCGTGACCTGTAGCGAAGCGCTGGCCAGTTTCGCCCTGAGCTGCTTTACCCCGCAGCGACCGTTGCTAGAAGCCGCCATGGCGCTGACGCAAAAAATTTATACCGAGTTTGAATTTGACCCACAAGCCACCGATGTCTCTACCCCGCTGGATACGGTGCTCAAAGGCCGCCGCGGTGTGTGTCAGGACTTTGCCCATCTGATGATAGGCGCGCTACGCTCTATCGGTTTGGCCTGCCGTTATGTCAGCGGTTATATCCTTACCCATCCACCCGCAGGCCAGCCGCGCCTGGTCGGCGCCGATGCATCGCACGCCTGGGTGTCTGTCTATTGCCCGGTCTATGGCTGGGTAGACTTTGATCCGACCAATAATTGTCTGGTCCAGCAAGAGCACATTACCGTGGCCTGGGGCCGCGATTTTGGTGATGTCTCACCTATGCGTGGTGTGGTGCTTGGCGGCGGTCAGCAACAACTCAAGGTCAGTGTCACTGTCACGCCGTTGGCCTACGCCGAGCAAGCGTGA
- a CDS encoding circularly permuted type 2 ATP-grasp protein → MQPVLNQLYFSDRYNELLDSRGQPRPHWQALVSQLESEEPAVMRKRMEAVQRQIRDNGVTYNVYADTHGVQRPWDLDVLPVIIPSHEWQHIAAAVAQRATLLNQVLLDVYGEQRLFASGQLPPALIYGHNGFLPSCVGIPHYDNIALHNYAVDIARSPNGQWWVVSDRTQSPTGAGYALENRTIISSVFPEMFRDLNIERLSGFFASMRDSLAHWGHRVAQNQAQTVPGIAPLSQGEPPLVVILTPGPYNETYHEQSFLAGYLGYPLVQGNDLTVRNGVVWLKTIAGLKPVHAILRRIDDDYCDPLELNAESLLGVAGLTQAARLGNVLIANALGANLLQSGALLGFLPNLCQSLLGESLHMPSVATWWCGESAALEYVIQHLDDLVIKPAYPQMQSSPIFGEDLNATQKEALIAKLRAQPGHYIAQEQVDISHAPVLSNHHHQPQMGSLAVSLRVYAFATPNGYAVMPGGLSRVASGKDSRVVTMQRGGTSKDTWVLSEFTQSAFSLLRKTTSSQDLVRENTSLSSRMAENMFWYGRYSVRNLQKAMMLRATLRALLEYTPESREGEWPTMQGLCQWFDLLPSPKDDEEWAKWQPYSDDDIEPLLVQAVFSQQSGSLATSVQQLYQQAFNLRERISNDHWRTVNVLSRQFITRHAHATLQDAMSYIEQAVNHFVTLTGFAMDWMTRDLGWRFMSLGRRIERLQFMCVLLSRALQMPQHSNLEWLLQVTNNLVTYRARYASQPEWLPVLDLLLMDGNNPNAIVFQIKGLVKYLEEMDAHDNAGGIAAELKACWQALLQLDPDTCFMQGSPELSAWLNHTYEVTLTLSDRLSLRFFSYASPVVISGH, encoded by the coding sequence ATGCAACCAGTGCTTAATCAACTTTATTTTTCTGACCGCTATAACGAACTGTTGGATAGCAGGGGCCAGCCACGTCCGCACTGGCAGGCCCTGGTTTCTCAGCTGGAGAGTGAAGAGCCTGCCGTCATGCGCAAGCGCATGGAGGCTGTGCAGCGCCAGATTCGTGATAATGGCGTGACGTATAACGTCTATGCAGACACGCACGGCGTGCAGCGGCCATGGGATCTGGATGTCTTGCCAGTGATTATCCCCTCGCATGAGTGGCAGCATATCGCTGCTGCCGTGGCGCAGCGGGCCACCTTGCTCAATCAGGTGTTACTGGACGTATATGGTGAACAGCGCCTGTTTGCCAGTGGTCAACTGCCGCCGGCGCTGATTTACGGTCATAACGGCTTTTTGCCTTCTTGTGTCGGCATCCCGCATTACGACAATATTGCCCTGCATAACTATGCCGTGGATATTGCGCGTTCGCCTAACGGGCAGTGGTGGGTGGTGTCTGACCGGACCCAGTCGCCCACCGGAGCTGGTTATGCGCTGGAAAACCGTACCATTATTTCCAGTGTGTTCCCCGAAATGTTCCGCGACCTCAATATTGAGCGCTTGAGCGGCTTTTTTGCCAGCATGCGTGACAGTCTGGCACATTGGGGGCACCGCGTTGCACAAAATCAGGCACAGACTGTCCCTGGCATTGCCCCACTGAGTCAGGGGGAGCCGCCACTGGTGGTGATTTTGACGCCAGGACCGTATAACGAAACCTACCACGAGCAGTCATTTTTAGCTGGTTATCTGGGCTATCCTCTGGTGCAAGGCAACGACCTGACGGTGCGCAACGGCGTGGTCTGGCTCAAAACCATCGCCGGGCTCAAGCCTGTGCACGCCATTTTACGCCGCATTGACGATGATTATTGTGACCCGCTGGAACTCAACGCAGAGTCGCTGTTAGGCGTGGCCGGGTTGACCCAGGCCGCCCGACTGGGCAATGTGCTGATTGCCAATGCGCTGGGCGCCAACTTGTTGCAATCTGGGGCTTTGCTGGGCTTTTTGCCCAACTTGTGCCAGTCGCTGCTAGGTGAGTCATTGCACATGCCTTCGGTGGCGACCTGGTGGTGTGGTGAATCTGCGGCGCTTGAATATGTGATCCAGCATCTGGATGATCTGGTGATCAAACCGGCTTACCCGCAAATGCAATCTTCGCCCATTTTTGGCGAGGATCTCAATGCTACGCAAAAAGAGGCGCTGATTGCCAAGCTGCGTGCGCAGCCCGGCCATTATATTGCCCAGGAACAAGTGGATATTTCACATGCGCCTGTGCTGAGCAATCATCATCACCAGCCACAAATGGGCAGCTTGGCAGTGAGTTTGCGTGTCTATGCCTTTGCCACCCCCAATGGCTATGCGGTGATGCCAGGCGGCCTTTCCCGCGTCGCCAGCGGCAAAGATAGCCGCGTGGTGACCATGCAGCGTGGCGGCACCAGCAAAGACACCTGGGTGCTTTCGGAGTTTACGCAGTCGGCGTTCAGCTTGTTGCGCAAAACCACCTCCAGTCAGGACCTGGTGCGTGAAAACACCTCGCTCTCCAGCCGCATGGCAGAAAACATGTTCTGGTATGGCCGCTATTCAGTACGCAACCTGCAAAAAGCCATGATGTTACGCGCCACCTTGCGCGCCTTGCTCGAATACACGCCAGAATCGCGCGAAGGCGAGTGGCCGACCATGCAGGGCTTGTGTCAGTGGTTTGACCTGTTGCCCTCGCCTAAAGATGATGAAGAATGGGCGAAATGGCAACCGTACAGTGATGATGATATTGAGCCGTTGCTGGTACAAGCCGTGTTCTCGCAGCAGTCCGGCAGTCTGGCCACCAGCGTGCAGCAGTTGTATCAACAGGCGTTCAACCTGCGTGAGCGCATCTCCAATGACCACTGGCGGACCGTGAACGTATTGTCACGGCAGTTTATTACCCGGCACGCGCATGCCACCTTGCAGGATGCGATGTCGTATATCGAGCAGGCCGTGAATCATTTTGTCACCTTGACCGGCTTTGCCATGGACTGGATGACGCGTGATCTGGGCTGGCGGTTTATGTCGCTCGGACGGCGGATTGAGCGCTTGCAGTTTATGTGTGTGTTATTAAGCCGTGCCTTGCAAATGCCACAACATAGTAATCTTGAGTGGTTGCTACAAGTGACCAATAACCTGGTCACTTACCGTGCCCGCTACGCCTCGCAACCCGAATGGTTGCCTGTGCTGGATTTACTGTTGATGGATGGCAATAATCCCAATGCCATTGTTTTTCAAATCAAGGGTTTGGTGAAATATCTCGAAGAAATGGATGCCCATGATAATGCAGGCGGCATTGCCGCCGAGCTGAAAGCCTGCTGGCAAGCCTTGCTGCAACTCGACCCGGACACCTGCTTTATGCAAGGCAGTCCAGAGTTGTCAGCCTGGCTCAATCACACCTACGAGGTGACTTTAACGCTGTCTGACCGCCTCAGCCTGCGCTTTTTCAGCTATGCCAGTCCGGTCGTCATCTCTGGGCATTAA
- a CDS encoding transglutaminase family protein: protein MAIRVALHHRTRYQFDRLVNLSPHEVRLKPAAHARTPILSYSLTVNPQQPFINWQQDPYGNYIARYVFPEMVRELDFTVDLVADMTVINPFDFFVEKYAEHYPFNYTAQQAFELTAYLQPDPVGPLLQAWMTEMRQAVIKPEVGIVDFLVAVNQRLQAEIGYTVRMEPGIQTPEESLQKRTGSCRDSAWLLVQIMRHLGLAARFVSGYLIQLKADVAALDGPSGTDKDFTDLHAWTEVFIPGAGWVGLDPTSGLMAGEGHIPLACTAIPSSAAPVTGFTDIAEVTFTHEMTVTRIHEDPRVTKPYSEADWQAILKLGDKVDVELKKHDVRLTQGGEPTFVSIDDMDGAQWNTLALGDHKRQLAGDLALRLKAHFAPDGFLHYGQGKWYPGEPLPRWAINIYWRPDGKPVWRDASLFSAEGHNDGYGVVQAEAFSRHLADMLGFPKACVVAAYEDVMSLAQQEQQLPVNLDPLKLDLQDAKERKRLADLLNQGLGQVVGYVMPLKPDESQSAGAWLTSKWPLRREHLYLLGGDSPMGLRLPLSSLPWQLPVEMEPEFALDPFEAQAALATAKSPKVRIKHKTTQPLAREVVHTALCVQVRNGRLYVFMPPVSRLEDYLDLLSAIEQTAADLKLKLWLEGYPPPRDSRLKLLSVTPDPGVIEVNIHPAKTWKELVTNINVLYDEARLCRLGTEKFMLDGRHTGTGGGNHVTLGGETPADSPMLRRPDVLRSLITYWQNHPALSYLFSGTFIGPTSQAPRVDEARDDNLYELAIAFQQMEQALPAGKESEQPWLVDRLLRNLLVDLTGNTHRSEFSIDKLYSPDGPTGRLGLVEFRAFEMPPHARMSLLQSLLLRALVARFWKTPYTGKLVHWGTELHDRWMLPHFVAQDIADVVADLRDAGYAFEQRWFDPFVEFRFPRYGTAAYHGVELELRQAIEPWNVLGEEMAGGGTARYVDSSVERMQLRVRGLTDGRHVVTCNGRPLPLQPTGHAGEYVAGIRFRAWSPWSALHPTIPVQAPLVFDLVDTWSEKSLGGCTYHVSHPGGRNYNTFPVNANEAEARRFARFWAHGHTAGKVTVVKEPPNPRFPFTLDLRWQPNV from the coding sequence GTGGCTATACGCGTCGCTTTACATCACCGCACCCGCTATCAATTTGACCGCCTGGTCAATCTTTCGCCACACGAAGTCCGCCTCAAGCCCGCTGCCCACGCGCGCACGCCGATTTTGTCGTATTCTCTGACGGTTAATCCTCAGCAGCCTTTTATCAACTGGCAGCAAGACCCCTACGGCAACTACATTGCCCGTTACGTATTCCCCGAAATGGTGCGTGAGCTCGACTTTACGGTCGATTTGGTGGCAGATATGACCGTCATCAATCCGTTTGATTTTTTTGTCGAGAAATATGCCGAGCATTACCCGTTTAACTATACCGCGCAGCAGGCGTTCGAGCTGACCGCCTATTTGCAGCCAGATCCGGTCGGGCCCTTGTTGCAGGCGTGGATGACGGAAATGCGGCAAGCCGTGATCAAACCCGAAGTCGGCATTGTCGACTTTCTGGTGGCCGTCAATCAGCGTTTGCAGGCTGAAATCGGCTATACCGTGCGCATGGAGCCGGGCATACAAACTCCGGAAGAGTCTCTGCAGAAGCGTACAGGGTCTTGCCGGGACTCCGCCTGGTTGCTGGTGCAAATCATGCGCCACCTGGGCTTGGCCGCACGCTTTGTTTCCGGCTACCTGATTCAGCTCAAGGCTGATGTCGCAGCGCTGGATGGCCCCAGTGGCACCGACAAGGATTTTACCGATTTGCATGCCTGGACCGAGGTGTTTATTCCCGGCGCAGGATGGGTTGGCCTGGATCCTACCTCTGGACTGATGGCCGGAGAGGGGCATATTCCGTTGGCGTGTACGGCGATCCCTTCCTCGGCAGCGCCAGTGACTGGCTTTACCGATATCGCCGAGGTTACTTTCACGCATGAGATGACAGTAACGCGCATTCACGAAGACCCGCGCGTGACCAAGCCTTACAGCGAAGCGGACTGGCAGGCCATCCTCAAGCTGGGTGACAAGGTAGATGTTGAGCTCAAAAAACACGATGTACGGCTGACACAAGGCGGCGAGCCGACCTTTGTGTCGATTGATGATATGGATGGCGCACAATGGAACACTCTTGCACTGGGAGATCACAAGCGGCAACTGGCCGGTGACCTGGCTTTGCGCCTGAAAGCGCACTTTGCCCCGGATGGCTTTTTGCATTATGGTCAGGGCAAATGGTATCCCGGTGAGCCCTTGCCGCGCTGGGCCATCAATATTTACTGGCGCCCGGATGGCAAGCCGGTGTGGCGCGATGCCAGCCTGTTTTCAGCCGAAGGGCACAATGACGGCTATGGCGTAGTGCAGGCAGAAGCCTTTTCCCGTCATCTGGCCGACATGTTGGGCTTTCCCAAGGCTTGTGTGGTTGCCGCATATGAAGACGTGATGAGTCTCGCGCAACAAGAGCAGCAGTTACCGGTGAATCTCGACCCGCTCAAGCTGGACTTGCAGGATGCCAAAGAGCGCAAACGGCTGGCAGATTTGCTCAACCAGGGCTTGGGGCAGGTAGTCGGTTATGTCATGCCGCTCAAGCCGGACGAGAGCCAGTCTGCCGGGGCATGGCTGACTAGCAAGTGGCCGTTGCGCCGCGAACATTTGTATCTGCTGGGTGGTGACTCGCCCATGGGCTTGCGCTTGCCCTTGTCCTCGCTGCCATGGCAGTTGCCTGTAGAGATGGAGCCAGAATTTGCCCTAGACCCGTTTGAGGCTCAGGCCGCGTTGGCGACCGCCAAATCACCCAAGGTGCGGATCAAGCACAAAACAACGCAGCCGTTGGCACGGGAAGTGGTCCATACCGCGTTGTGCGTACAGGTGCGCAATGGCCGGCTGTATGTGTTTATGCCGCCAGTCAGCCGACTGGAAGATTATCTGGATTTGCTAAGTGCCATTGAGCAAACTGCGGCCGATTTGAAACTCAAACTGTGGCTGGAGGGGTATCCCCCGCCGCGTGACAGCAGACTCAAGTTGCTCAGCGTGACGCCGGACCCCGGCGTCATCGAAGTGAATATCCACCCGGCGAAAACCTGGAAAGAGCTGGTGACAAACATCAACGTCTTGTACGACGAGGCGCGCCTGTGCCGGCTTGGCACTGAAAAATTCATGCTGGATGGCCGCCACACCGGCACTGGCGGCGGTAACCATGTCACGCTGGGTGGGGAAACACCGGCGGATAGCCCCATGTTGCGGCGCCCGGATGTATTACGTAGCCTGATTACCTACTGGCAAAATCACCCCGCCTTGTCTTATCTGTTTTCAGGGACTTTTATTGGTCCGACCAGCCAGGCGCCGCGCGTGGATGAGGCCAGGGATGACAATTTGTATGAGTTGGCGATTGCTTTTCAGCAGATGGAGCAAGCCTTGCCCGCAGGCAAAGAAAGCGAACAGCCGTGGCTGGTTGACCGGCTACTACGCAATTTGCTGGTGGATTTAACCGGTAACACGCACCGCTCGGAGTTTTCCATCGACAAACTCTATTCGCCGGATGGCCCGACTGGCCGCCTCGGGCTGGTGGAATTCCGTGCTTTTGAAATGCCGCCGCATGCGCGCATGAGTTTGCTGCAAAGCCTGTTACTGCGTGCGCTGGTGGCCCGTTTCTGGAAAACGCCATATACCGGCAAACTGGTGCACTGGGGCACCGAGTTGCATGACCGCTGGATGTTGCCGCATTTTGTGGCGCAAGACATCGCCGATGTCGTGGCCGATTTGCGCGATGCGGGTTATGCCTTTGAACAGCGCTGGTTTGATCCCTTTGTAGAGTTCCGTTTTCCGCGCTATGGCACCGCGGCTTATCATGGCGTGGAGCTGGAATTGCGCCAGGCCATAGAGCCTTGGAATGTGCTGGGTGAAGAAATGGCGGGGGGGGGCACCGCGCGTTACGTGGACTCTTCCGTCGAGCGCATGCAGTTGCGTGTGCGGGGCCTGACCGATGGCCGCCATGTGGTGACCTGTAATGGCCGACCCTTGCCGCTGCAACCAACCGGCCATGCCGGGGAATATGTGGCTGGCATCCGCTTCCGTGCCTGGAGTCCGTGGTCAGCGCTGCATCCGACCATTCCGGTGCAAGCGCCGCTGGTGTTTGATCTGGTGGATACCTGGAGTGAAAAATCCCTGGGAGGATGCACCTACCATGTCTCGCACCCAGGGGGGCGCAATTACAATACGTTCCCGGTGAATGCCAATGAAGCTGAGGCACGGCGTTTTGCACGATTCTGGGCGCATGGCCATACGGCGGGCAAGGTGACTGTGGTAAAAGAACCACCGAATCCACGTTTTCCATTTACGCTTGATCTGCGATGGCAGCCGAATGTGTGA
- a CDS encoding SPFH domain-containing protein gives MTEVSVIVIVLVVIAIVKGVRIVPQGEEWVVERLGKFAGILKPGLNVINPVFSNVSYKVTTKDIILDVPEQEVITRDNAVILANAVAFIKVTNIERAVYGIENFREAMRNMVQTSLRSIIGGMDLNHALTSRDRIKAELKEAIADEALDWGLTVKSVEIQDIKPSANMQDAMERQAAAERERVAVVTEAEGAKQSLILNAEARLEAARKDAEAQMVGAQASAAAIKMIAEAVKENNTSATFLLGDRYIQSMQKMADSNNSKIVVLPGDVVSAVKNLVGGSK, from the coding sequence ATGACCGAAGTCAGTGTCATTGTGATCGTACTGGTAGTGATCGCCATCGTGAAAGGGGTACGTATTGTGCCGCAGGGCGAAGAATGGGTGGTCGAGCGGCTCGGTAAATTTGCCGGCATTCTCAAGCCAGGCCTCAATGTGATCAACCCGGTATTCAGTAATGTCAGTTACAAGGTGACCACCAAAGACATCATTCTCGATGTCCCAGAGCAGGAGGTGATCACCCGTGATAACGCGGTGATTCTGGCCAATGCGGTGGCGTTTATCAAAGTGACCAATATCGAGCGTGCGGTCTACGGCATCGAAAATTTTCGTGAAGCCATGCGCAATATGGTGCAAACCAGTTTGCGTTCTATCATCGGTGGCATGGACCTCAATCATGCGCTGACCTCGCGTGACCGGATCAAGGCTGAGCTTAAAGAAGCGATTGCCGATGAGGCGCTGGACTGGGGCCTCACCGTGAAAAGTGTAGAGATTCAGGACATCAAACCCTCTGCCAATATGCAGGATGCGATGGAGCGTCAGGCAGCGGCCGAGCGGGAGCGTGTGGCGGTGGTGACCGAAGCCGAAGGCGCCAAGCAGTCGTTGATCTTGAATGCAGAAGCCCGCCTGGAAGCCGCGCGTAAAGACGCAGAGGCGCAAATGGTGGGGGCTCAAGCCTCAGCAGCGGCGATTAAAATGATTGCCGAGGCGGTCAAGGAAAACAATACCTCCGCCACCTTTTTGCTGGGGGACCGTTATATTCAATCAATGCAAAAAATGGCCGACTCCAACAATAGCAAAATTGTTGTGCTGCCAGGCGATGTGGTGAGCGCGGTCAAAAATCTGGTAGGCGGCAGCAAGTAA
- a CDS encoding NfeD family protein: protein MQTGWWWCGLGLVLLCSEMLLGTLYLLWLGIAALAMAALTLVWPEMSLALQALNYAVLAALALTIMRKLEKRKPDLRVGQAQGEEIGREGVVIEAISPMQPGKIRFAQGVLGSREWVAYADTAMAVQQAAIIVAVEGNSLRVAPAHHG, encoded by the coding sequence ATGCAGACAGGATGGTGGTGGTGCGGATTGGGCCTGGTGCTGTTATGCTCGGAAATGCTGCTCGGCACCTTGTACTTGTTATGGCTAGGCATTGCCGCACTGGCAATGGCAGCGCTCACCCTGGTTTGGCCAGAGATGTCATTAGCCTTGCAAGCCCTGAATTATGCCGTGCTGGCGGCACTGGCCTTGACCATCATGCGCAAGCTGGAGAAACGCAAGCCTGACTTGCGGGTTGGACAGGCGCAGGGCGAGGAAATCGGTCGTGAAGGCGTGGTGATTGAGGCTATTTCTCCCATGCAACCGGGCAAGATCCGGTTTGCCCAAGGGGTGTTGGGTAGCCGCGAATGGGTAGCTTATGCCGATACGGCCATGGCTGTGCAACAAGCGGCAATCATTGTCGCCGTGGAAGGCAACAGCTTGCGTGTGGCGCCTGCCCACCACGGTTAA
- a CDS encoding FAD-binding domain-containing protein → MTQPPVRLTLATDRRERLAQIRTCFPQANGPDLDDRWQGGRVAALQRLSAIDAEAYGHSRNHLQGAVTRLSPYLRHGCLSLQEAVTVVRQSVGNRGIKLIAELSYRDYFRQVWYRFGEAIKQPMEAPKVALGDHPLPAFIEQGFTGLVCMDEIVRSLRQEGYLHNHARMWFAAYVLHWLKVDWRQAADWFEQQLLDGDWASNHLSWQWIGASFSHKPYFFNKENIVKFGGDPWCQQCHVRCPFDASYETLQQQLFSALPPQTADQASVASNAHMPLEITAQRLPSHDDSALIWLHDEMLSPEHALLKSKATRVFAFDPALYGQWPLKRLQFMADCLSEIPEADIWIGSTAQVLASYSQRHIISQNTPNAQLKAAADDARLTWLNEPSLYDTCFSDHELMRFSRYWKKVEPLVFTNDDERFSNDPAT, encoded by the coding sequence ATGACTCAACCGCCTGTCCGCCTTACGCTTGCGACTGACCGCCGGGAACGGCTGGCACAAATCCGCACCTGCTTTCCGCAGGCCAACGGACCAGATTTGGACGACCGCTGGCAAGGCGGCCGCGTCGCAGCATTGCAGCGGCTGTCTGCCATAGATGCCGAGGCTTATGGCCACAGCCGCAATCATCTGCAGGGCGCAGTGACCCGGCTCTCGCCTTACCTGCGCCATGGCTGTCTTTCACTGCAAGAAGCAGTAACAGTGGTCCGCCAAAGCGTTGGTAACCGCGGGATCAAACTGATTGCAGAGCTCAGCTATCGCGACTACTTCAGGCAGGTCTGGTACCGTTTTGGCGAGGCGATCAAGCAACCGATGGAAGCGCCCAAAGTGGCGCTGGGTGATCACCCTCTGCCTGCTTTTATCGAACAAGGATTCACCGGACTGGTGTGCATGGACGAGATTGTGCGCAGTCTGCGACAGGAGGGCTATCTGCACAATCATGCCCGTATGTGGTTTGCCGCCTATGTGCTGCACTGGTTAAAAGTAGACTGGCGCCAGGCGGCAGACTGGTTTGAGCAACAGCTGCTCGATGGCGATTGGGCGTCCAACCATCTCTCCTGGCAATGGATAGGCGCCAGCTTTAGCCATAAACCTTATTTTTTCAATAAAGAAAATATCGTCAAATTCGGGGGCGACCCCTGGTGTCAGCAATGCCATGTGCGCTGCCCGTTTGATGCCAGCTACGAAACATTGCAACAGCAATTATTTAGTGCCCTGCCGCCGCAAACTGCTGATCAGGCTTCAGTCGCCAGCAACGCGCACATGCCTCTAGAAATCACAGCGCAGCGCTTACCCTCGCATGACGACAGCGCCCTGATCTGGCTTCATGACGAAATGTTATCGCCAGAGCATGCTCTACTAAAGAGTAAGGCCACTCGCGTCTTTGCATTTGACCCTGCGCTTTACGGGCAATGGCCCCTGAAACGCCTGCAATTCATGGCCGATTGCCTGAGCGAAATCCCAGAGGCAGACATATGGATTGGCAGCACAGCACAAGTACTGGCAAGCTATTCGCAGAGGCACATCATCAGCCAGAACACTCCGAACGCGCAGCTCAAAGCAGCGGCTGACGATGCACGACTTACTTGGCTAAACGAACCCAGCCTCTATGACACCTGCTTCAGCGACCATGAGCTGATGCGGTTTAGCCGCTACTGGAAAAAAGTTGAGCCGCTGGTGTTTACCAACGACGATGAACGATTTTCAAACGATCCAGCCACATAA